One part of the Streptomyces sp. AM 2-1-1 genome encodes these proteins:
- a CDS encoding HEAT repeat domain-containing protein produces MFDPFIAPSGTLLGLLQRGRGDGTLHALAAPRTEALAALNHCVLSDPRHDWQVENRSLYYARLYLDLDGGLEEIERHLADPDDHLDTDDSRTGLALAVLGHLASYGRTDALALLRRYAATGANWAWALDELALRDDDAGLRSLALPVLARFAETPEGAAELAAAVRDAFEPRPWRLWADDPRAAVGARIRTATERGSFDRWQRQMAPGGPRPGWSVRAVLDWAQQAWERGKVLHVPAARCLAAVAGAEDRPDIVAAAAAGPEGARCAALHYLAEAEDPAALDLIDAAAADPSRTVAEAAVAAFERMPGRAAVERARRWAHRPDALGASAAGTLARRGGPADAPLVLGALREAVRAGRSDAHGPDPLRLGPLVDGAGRLGIACAAPVLRHVYRETTSSHLRGRAARALAATDPSFATGFAVECLWDCEETTREIAALHAETGDIRVAERLRRLAADPAEEAEVQTAVRSRIEPEATGV; encoded by the coding sequence ATGTTCGATCCATTCATAGCGCCGAGCGGCACCCTGCTCGGCCTGCTGCAGAGGGGCCGCGGCGACGGCACGCTCCACGCGCTCGCCGCGCCCCGGACCGAGGCGCTCGCGGCACTCAACCACTGTGTTCTGAGCGATCCCCGCCACGACTGGCAGGTCGAGAACCGCTCCCTCTACTACGCCCGGCTCTACCTCGACCTCGACGGCGGGCTTGAGGAGATCGAGCGCCACCTCGCCGATCCCGACGACCACCTCGACACCGACGACTCCCGCACCGGCCTCGCGCTGGCCGTTCTCGGCCACCTCGCCTCGTACGGACGGACCGACGCCCTCGCGCTGCTGCGGCGGTACGCGGCCACCGGCGCCAACTGGGCCTGGGCCCTCGACGAGCTGGCCCTGCGCGACGACGACGCCGGCCTGCGCTCCCTCGCGCTGCCCGTCCTCGCCCGCTTCGCCGAAACCCCCGAGGGCGCCGCCGAGCTCGCCGCCGCCGTGCGCGACGCCTTCGAGCCGCGACCGTGGCGACTGTGGGCGGACGACCCGCGCGCGGCCGTCGGCGCCCGTATCCGGACCGCCACCGAGCGCGGCTCCTTCGACCGCTGGCAACGCCAGATGGCACCCGGCGGGCCCCGCCCCGGCTGGAGCGTCCGGGCGGTCCTGGACTGGGCCCAGCAGGCGTGGGAACGCGGCAAGGTGCTGCACGTCCCCGCAGCCCGCTGCCTCGCCGCCGTCGCCGGCGCCGAGGACCGGCCGGACATCGTGGCGGCCGCCGCCGCCGGACCCGAGGGCGCCCGCTGCGCCGCCCTGCACTACCTCGCCGAGGCCGAGGACCCCGCGGCCCTCGACCTGATCGACGCCGCGGCCGCCGACCCGTCCCGCACCGTCGCCGAAGCCGCCGTCGCCGCCTTCGAGCGGATGCCCGGCCGAGCCGCCGTCGAGCGGGCCCGGCGCTGGGCGCACCGGCCCGACGCGCTGGGCGCCTCGGCAGCGGGCACCCTCGCCCGCCGGGGCGGTCCCGCCGACGCCCCCCTCGTCCTCGGCGCGCTGCGCGAGGCCGTGCGCGCGGGCCGGTCCGACGCCCACGGGCCCGACCCCCTGCGCCTGGGACCGCTGGTGGACGGAGCGGGCCGCCTCGGCATCGCCTGCGCCGCCCCCGTCCTGCGCCACGTCTACCGGGAGACGACCTCCTCGCACCTGCGCGGCCGCGCCGCCCGCGCGCTCGCCGCCACCGACCCCTCCTTCGCCACCGGCTTCGCCGTCGAATGCCTGTGGGACTGCGAGGAGACCACCCGCGAGATCGCCGCGCTGCACGCCGAGACCGGTGACATCCGCGTCGCCGAACGCCTGCGCCGGCTCGCCGCCGACCCGGCCGAGGAGGCCGAGGTGCAGACGGCGGTGCGCAGCCGCATCGAGCCCGAGGCGACCGGCGTCTGA
- a CDS encoding ankyrin repeat domain-containing protein, producing MSETPDPEVVELATKVFDLARRGETDALAAHVDAGVPANLTNDRGDSLLMLAAYHGHASAVTALAARGADPDRANDRGQTPLAGAVFKGETPVVEALLAAGADPAGGTPSAVETARMFGKADLLELFGAR from the coding sequence ATGAGCGAAACCCCCGACCCCGAGGTGGTCGAGCTGGCCACCAAGGTCTTCGACCTGGCCCGCCGCGGCGAGACGGACGCCCTCGCCGCCCACGTGGACGCGGGAGTGCCCGCCAACCTCACCAACGACCGGGGCGACTCCCTGCTGATGCTCGCCGCCTACCACGGCCACGCGTCGGCGGTCACCGCCCTCGCCGCCCGGGGCGCGGACCCCGACCGCGCCAACGACCGGGGGCAGACGCCGCTCGCCGGCGCCGTCTTCAAGGGCGAGACCCCGGTCGTCGAGGCGCTGCTCGCCGCGGGCGCCGACCCGGCCGGAGGGACGCCCTCCGCCGTGGAGACCGCGCGCATGTTCGGCAAGGCCGACCTGCTGGAACTCTTCGGTGCGCGCTGA